The Halorussus gelatinilyticus genome contains the following window.
TTCGGCGGCGGCGAGCATCCGGGGCATCGGGGTGCCGTCCGAGTAGTTCGAGTGGACGTGGTAGTCGTGGACGACGGACACGTTCGCCTTTCGACCCGAACCGGCGTATCTGTTGTGGTGCGCCTCAGAAGGTGTTACAGCGTTCCGTCCTCCCCCGCTCTCGCGGCGAACTCCAGTACGTCTCGTGAACCCCGCACCTTACGCCGCTTCGGACCGACGTTCGACTATGGACGACCACACCCGCGACGAGTCGGTCGGCCCGCCCCGAGTCGGGACGCCGACCGGGTGGCTCCCCGCGGAGGGCCACTGGGAACACGACACGCTCCGTCGGGCGACGGTCCACGGAGTTCGGCTGTTCAACGCCGGCGAGTTCCACGAATCGCACGACTGCTTCGAGGACGAGTGGTACAACTACGGGAGCGGGACCACCGAGAGCAAGTTCCTCCACGGGATGGTGCAGGTCGCGGCGGGCGCGTACAAGCACTTCGACTTCGAGGACGACGGCGGGATGCGCTCGCTGTTCGAGACGGCGCTCCAGTACCTCCACGGCGTGCCCCGCGACTACTACGGCGTGGACCTGCTGGACGTGCGCGAGACGATGACCCGTGCGCTGGAGGACCCGACCGTCTTGGAGGGGTGGCAGATAGAGTTGGACGGCGCGTTCCCGGCCGCAGATAACTCGGACTTCGCCTACGCCGAATCGCTGGAGTGACGGTTTCCCGAACGGCAGCGCTACGCTCACGTCCGCCGATTCCCGTAGTTTATCTCGTTATTCGTATGCGTAATCAACTAGAATCGACAACTTATATAGACGCGGCGTCGTTGGTCGTGACAGAGCGGTCCCTCGACTGCTCGCGGATTGGGAGGCTATCGACATGACAACGACCGACTCTCGCCACGACGCGGCGGACGCCCGACCGTACAGCACCGAGCGTGACGCCTCGCTCGACGCGACCTTCGACGTACTCGGGAACCGGGACTGTCGGGTCCTACTTCGGCATCTCGCCGACTGCGACGAGACGGTCGTCGTGGACGACCTCGTGGACCTGCTGGCGGACGACGCCACGCTGGCCGACGAGGTACGCCTGCGCGCTCGCCTCCACCACAGCTACCTCCCGAAACTGGCCGACGCGGGCCTCGTGGAGTACGACGCCGACCGCGAACTCGTCGCTCGACGCGACGACGGCCGCTTCGAGGCGTTGCGCCCGACCGTCGAGCAGTTCGAGTCGGCCGACCGGCCCGTCTCGCTCGATGCGCTGTTCGACCTCCTCTCGGACGCGCGGCGGCGCGAGGCGCTGGTCACGCTGTTCGCCCACGAGGACATCTCGCTGCCGGACCTCGCCGACGAGGTGGCCGTCGCCGAGGAAGGCGAACCCCTCACGCGAATCGATGCCGACGACGTGTTACAGGTCTACCTCTCGCTGTACCACACCCACGTCCCGAAACTCGCCCGCGCCGGACTCGTGGACTACGACCAAGACGACGACTACGTGGCGCTGACCGACGTCGGCAGGGACCTCGAATCGCCGATTCGGTCGCTGTGTAGTCCGACCGACGACTGAGGAGCTTCTTCACGCCGAGATTCTCCGCGACGACCGGGAGTCGAAACGCTCAAAACCACGCGGTGCCGCTTTTTTGCCGATGCGAATCGAGCAGTTGGGCGAGGGAACCCCCGAGATCGCCGTCGTCGCCGGGATTCACGGCGACGAACCGTGCGGCGTCCGGGCGATAGAGCGTCTCCTCGCGTCGTCGCCGGCGGTCGAGCGCCCCGTCAAGTTCATCGTCGCCAACGAGGAGGCGCTGGAGCGCGGCGTTCGATACGTCGAAGAAGACCTGAACCGCGCCTTTCCGGGCGACCCGAACGCCGACACTCACGAGCGTCGCCTCGCCGCCGCGCTCGCCCAAGAGGTGCGCGACTGCACGACGCTCTCGCTGCACTCCACCCAGTCGTACGCCGAACCGTTCGCGCTGGTCGATACGGTGGACGCCGTCGCGCGCTCGGTCTGTCCCTACCTGCCGGTCTCCGTGCTGGTCGAGACCGAGGCCGAGAGTGACGGCCGCCTCATCGAGTACCCCCACGTTATCGAAGTCGAGTGCGGTCTCCAAGGCTCCGACGAGGCCGCGGACAACGCCGAGGACCTCATCTACGGCTTCCTCCAGGCGACCGGCGCGCTCCCCGGCGACGAACCGGTCGCGGGCTACGGCCGCGACGAGGTGGAGGTGTACCGCCTCGGCAATCCGGTTCCCAAGGACGGCGGCGACGAGTTCCGCGTGTTCGCCGAGAACTTCGAGCGCGTCGCGGAAGGCGAGGTCTTCGCCGCCTCGAACCGCCGGGAACTGGTCGCCGACGAATCGTTCTATCCGGTCCTGATGTCGGCCTACGGCTACGAGAACGTCTTCGGCTACCGCGGCGAGCGCGTCGGCGTCCTCGACGCCTGACTATCCGGCTCCTCGGCTTCTGACTTCTGGCTCGCCAGATACCGCTATAGTACCACTCGAAGAGAACGCAGAATCGACGCGTAACCGAACACCCACGACTACCCAACTAGCGAAACCGCGGGAAGGAAAGGTCGGCTACTCCTCCGGTTCGGTCTCGTCGTCGCCGCCGCCGAGCAGTTCGAGTTCCGAGAGGTACTCCTCGGTCTCGTCGTTGGTCAGTTCCATGAACTGCTCGGACTCGGCGTCGATGGTCGCGATGCCGACGCCCTCGGGGCTGAGTTCGTCGTCGTTGACCGACCCGAGCGCGCGGAGCGCGAGTTCGATGCCGCCGTCGAGGTCCATCGCCTCGCTGTAGTTGTCTTCGAGGTACTCCTGAATCTCGCCGCGGTCGGCACCGACAGCGAGGGCCTTCCACTCGTAGGGCGTGCCCGACGGGTCGGTCTCGTAGAGGCGCGGCTCGCCGTCTTCGATGCCGCCGATGATGAGCGCGACGCCGAACGGACGCGCGCCACCGACCTGCGTGTACTGCTGGATGTGGTCGGTGACTTCCTTGGTCAGCGTCTCGACGCCGATGGGCTCGCCGTAGCGCAGGCGGTTGACCTGCGTCTGCTGGCGCGCGAAGTCGATGAGCTGGCGGGCGTCGGCGACGTGGCCCGCGGAAGCGATGCCGATGTGGTCGTCGGCCTTGTGAATCTTCTCGACGCTGGTCCGCTCCATGAGTTCGGAGCGGATACGCTTGTCCACCGCGAGTACGACGCCGCCTTCGGTGCGGATGCCGATACTCGCAGTGCCGCGCTTGACGGCCTCGCGGGCATATTCGACCTGATAGAGCCGTCCGTCCGGGGAGAAGATGGTAATCCCACGGTCGTAGGCCTGCTGTTGGGCTTGTCCCTGCATAGTATCACTCGAAATCGAGTTCCGTCGCGCCCGCGAACGCACCGTCGGTCCGCACGTCGAGGAGTCCGTCTCGCTCGACGGCCGACCGGTCTGCGTCCTCGAACACGACTTTTCTCTCGTCACAAAATTGGCCGTCTGCTCCTAAATACTTTTCTTCACAGGCACGGACCGTACCGCTTATACCGCGGACGCGAAGGCCTACGGGGTCGTTTCGGATTTCGTCCACGCAGGCGAGCGCCGCGCGCGCTCGCTCGGCGTGACCGTGACGCGCGCGAACGATGGCTTCCCCGGTGCCCTCCCCGAACTCGAACTGGAGGACTTTCAGGTCGGCGTCGGCGCTCCCGGCGTCGCCCAGCAGGTTCTGTGCGGCGAACCAGACGCTCCGCTGGAAGTCCCGGCGGTCGATGTCGGCGTCGGGCCACGCTTCGAGTTCGACGGCGAGGTATCGCCAGCGCGGTCGGAGGTGCTTGGGGAGGTGTTTCATCGGTCAGTTGGCGGCGATTGGTGCCGTGTCGGCTTGAAAGGTGGGTTCCTCGGTCCGCCGGCGTCGGTCCCACGTTTATCACTCGAACTCACTCTTCAATATTGAAAGGTAATTATTTACTGT
Protein-coding sequences here:
- a CDS encoding DUF309 domain-containing protein, with the protein product MDDHTRDESVGPPRVGTPTGWLPAEGHWEHDTLRRATVHGVRLFNAGEFHESHDCFEDEWYNYGSGTTESKFLHGMVQVAAGAYKHFDFEDDGGMRSLFETALQYLHGVPRDYYGVDLLDVRETMTRALEDPTVLEGWQIELDGAFPAADNSDFAYAESLE
- a CDS encoding DUF7344 domain-containing protein, with the protein product MTTTDSRHDAADARPYSTERDASLDATFDVLGNRDCRVLLRHLADCDETVVVDDLVDLLADDATLADEVRLRARLHHSYLPKLADAGLVEYDADRELVARRDDGRFEALRPTVEQFESADRPVSLDALFDLLSDARRREALVTLFAHEDISLPDLADEVAVAEEGEPLTRIDADDVLQVYLSLYHTHVPKLARAGLVDYDQDDDYVALTDVGRDLESPIRSLCSPTDD
- a CDS encoding succinylglutamate desuccinylase/aspartoacylase domain-containing protein, whose translation is MRIEQLGEGTPEIAVVAGIHGDEPCGVRAIERLLASSPAVERPVKFIVANEEALERGVRYVEEDLNRAFPGDPNADTHERRLAAALAQEVRDCTTLSLHSTQSYAEPFALVDTVDAVARSVCPYLPVSVLVETEAESDGRLIEYPHVIEVECGLQGSDEAADNAEDLIYGFLQATGALPGDEPVAGYGRDEVEVYRLGNPVPKDGGDEFRVFAENFERVAEGEVFAASNRRELVADESFYPVLMSAYGYENVFGYRGERVGVLDA
- the psmA gene encoding archaeal proteasome endopeptidase complex subunit alpha, translated to MQGQAQQQAYDRGITIFSPDGRLYQVEYAREAVKRGTASIGIRTEGGVVLAVDKRIRSELMERTSVEKIHKADDHIGIASAGHVADARQLIDFARQQTQVNRLRYGEPIGVETLTKEVTDHIQQYTQVGGARPFGVALIIGGIEDGEPRLYETDPSGTPYEWKALAVGADRGEIQEYLEDNYSEAMDLDGGIELALRALGSVNDDELSPEGVGIATIDAESEQFMELTNDETEEYLSELELLGGGDDETEPEE
- a CDS encoding Rpp14/Pop5 family protein; its protein translation is MKHLPKHLRPRWRYLAVELEAWPDADIDRRDFQRSVWFAAQNLLGDAGSADADLKVLQFEFGEGTGEAIVRARHGHAERARAALACVDEIRNDPVGLRVRGISGTVRACEEKYLGADGQFCDERKVVFEDADRSAVERDGLLDVRTDGAFAGATELDFE